In the Neospora caninum Liverpool complete genome, chromosome Ia genome, one interval contains:
- a CDS encoding cora-like Mg2+ transporter domain-containing protein, related yields the protein MARCPGSIAEEKKAEKEGPISGAAAKREAGTRENAGDKSSARLASLDSDRKSTRENDAKETGGNVSEQQSRPGRADGLDRRVSFSAFAGGETNSPEEPPVETPARPDGKTGSSALYSAASQTPPSSSRFSSTSRLSSTSSLASPSPFLPASASLSSLSSLPSSVYDGSPFAPPSRDVTRHRRNGDASRLSSSPVAPCRGLADASGRAHAPSSPSSLSSPKIAPSDAMADAPCVPYKVYPAEHSPAGAWSVPSEGTRLDVPLLVSAPVSSVSGPRTSYSCSHQSQRPASWFCGWDSGASGRGEGGEEPSAAASAFQTPKSRSTPGQTASRARRLQVLEIARGTCHRHLLQTSELLRCAAQRPSIELRRNCVLVNLPYVKCLILCGRILLLPSDTESANHLPQFFLHSHASPQFFSFSRVFSQTQLGSASPVSSLPVSSLPSSSMPSSSSPAAARPPAVVPKKTTSSSFVEDGAAASNARSRARGPGAQGSTTAVGGEATPSGETGPGRAHAPLLAENEGPAGRHREEKGKRKGRSLWRGKLWWKEARNPWVEGAASRGEAAEEDSSGEESEEQTSRDRRREWTEDSHACTHKLEDEEAALEVCTSGPVSGGEGPNEDCFGFFWGDEKDENEQKLLSKLVGLSASAGDPGDGPFEFAALEAILVHRSTRGDFDLTCAAKQRDAPFQVCDALKGELEPIALASTNLLRFIHEQPSSTRKLRKVGDLRRRLGCVRDKVRGIDQALRELLDSEDDLRRLQVSRFWHHEKEWERPSRNAQAEEVEILLECYEQEIDALLQSIIRRDEALDDALQLMELHLASIRNAFLKSELALDIIGVLFAGIAAFAGVFGMNIRSGWEEDQRTFWVISLVVSALSVVTVVLVYIWFKRQKL from the exons ATGGCGCGCTGCCCGGGCTCCATtgcggaggagaaaaaagccgagaaggaaggcccCATTtcaggcgcagcagcgaagcgagaagctgGAACACGAGAGAACGCAGGCGACAAATCTTCCGCGAGGCTGGCCTCTCTGGATTCTGACCGCAAAAGCACGAGGGAGAACGATGCAAAAGAAACAGGAGGCAACGTTTCCGAACAGCAGTCTCGACCGGGACGTGCAGACGGCTTGGATCGCCgggtttctttctctgcgtttgcgGGAGGTGAAACGAATTCGCCAGAAGAACCTCCGGTGGAGACGCCCGCGAGGCCCGATGGGAAAACAGGTTCGTCCGCTCTCTATTCAGCTGCCTCTCAAAcccctccctcgtcttcccgaTTCTCCTCTACCTCTCGACTctcctcgacttcctctctggcctcgccttccccctttcttcccgcctccgcctcgctttcgtcgctttcgtcgctCCCGTCTTCGGTCTACGACGGCAGTCCCTTTGCGCCCCCGTCCAGGGACGTGACTCGGCACCGCCGCAACGGAGacgcttcccgtctctcttcttctccggtcGCTCCCTGTCGCGGCCTCGCAGATGCTTCTGgccgcgcgcacgcgccctcgtcgccttctaGCCTTTCTTCGCCAAAAATCGCCCCGTCTGACGCCATGGCAGACGCGCCCTGCGTACCCTACAAGGTCTATCCTGCAGAGCACTCTCCAGCGGGCGCCTGGTCGGTGCCTTCTGAAGGCACACGCCTCgacgttcctctcctcgtctccgcccctgtctcctctgtctccggcccTCGCACGTCGTATTCGTGTTCGCACCAGTCTCAGCGCCCTGCGTCTTGGTTCTGCGGTTGGGACTCGGGAGCGTCTgggcggggcgaaggcggggagGAACCCTCGGCCGCCGCGAGTGCATTCCAA ACCCCCAAGAGCCGCTCTACGCCCGGTCAAACAGCGTCACGAGCCCGCCGGTTGCAAGTGCTCGAAATCGCGCGAGGCACGTGCCACAGGCATCTCCTGCAGACTTCGGAGCTCCTCCG GTGTGCAGCGCAGCGGCCGAGCATTGAGCTCCGCCGGAATTGCGTGCTCGTCAATCTCCCCTACGTGAAGTGTCTCATTCTGTGTGGCCGgattcttcttcttccttcggaCACGGAGAGCGCCAATCACCTGCCTCAATTCTTTCTCCACTCTCACGCGTCCCCCcagttcttttctttttcccgggTCTTCTCCCAGACGCAGCTGggctctgcgtcgcccgtctcttctctcccagtttcttccctcccttcctcttcgatGCCTTCTTCGAGCTCTCCCGCGGCCGCGCGTCCTCCCGCTGTCGTCCCGAAGAAAACCACGTCGTCCTCCTTTGTCGAGGAcggcgctgccgcctcgaACGCACGGTCGCGCGCCAGAGGCCCTGGAGCCCAAGGCTCCACGACCGCGGTCGGAGGTGAGGCGACCCCCTCTGGGGAGACGGGCCCTGGCAGGGCCCACGCGCCCTTGTTGGCCGAAAACGAAGGCCCCGCAGGCAGACaccgcgaagagaaggggaaaaggaagggtCGGAGTTTGTGGCGAGGGAAGCTGTGgtggaaagaagcgagaaacccGTGGGTCGAGGGCGCCGCGtcgcgaggagaggctgcggaagaagactccagcggagaagagagcgaagagcagaCGTCGCGGGATCGTCGCCGCGAATGGACAGAAGACAGTCACGCGTGCACACACAAACTCGAAGACGAg gaggcggcgctAGAGGTTTGCACCTCTGGGCCTGTATCGGGTGGCGAGGGCCCTAACGAGGACTGTTTCGGATTTTTCTggggcgacgagaaagacgagaacgaacAGAAGCTGCTCTCCAAGTTGgtcggcctctctgcgtcggccGGCGACCCCGGGGACGGGCCTTTCGAATTCGCCGCTCTCGAGGCCATCCTCGTCCAC CGTTCGACTCGAGGCGACTTCGATCTGACATGCgcagcgaaacagagagatgcTCCTTTTCAGGTGTGTGACGCGCTCAAGGGCGAGTTGGAGCCCATTGCGCTCGCGTCGACAAATCTCCTGCGGTTCATTCACGAACAGCCAAGCAGCACACGCAAGCTGCGAAag gtGGGGGACTTGCGCCGGCGCCTGGGTTGTGTACGCGACAAGGTGCGCGGAATCGACCAGGCACTCCGCGAGCTCCTCGACTCCGAAGATGATTTGCGCCGGCTGCAAGTCAGTCGATTCTGGCATCACGAGAAAGAATGGGAGCGGCCTTCGCGGAATGCGCAAGCAGAAGAGGTGGAAATTCTCCTGGAGTGCTACGAACAGGAAATTGACGCCCTCCTGCAG TCGATTATCCGACGGGACGAGGCGCTGGACGACGCACTGCAGCTGATGGAGCTTCACCTTGCCTCGATTCGAAACGCCTTCCTCAAGAGCGAACTTGCGCTCGACATCATCGGCGTCCTCTTTGCAGGCATCGCAGCCTTCGCGGGCGTCTTCGGCATGAACATCCGCAGTGGATGGGAGGAGGACCAGCGCACGTTCTGGGTgatctctctcgtcgtctccgcacTCAGCGTCGTGACAGTCGTCCTCGTCTACATCTGGTTCAAACGACAAAAACTTTAA
- a CDS encoding putative XPA-binding protein, with translation MPPAATTATESASTRRTPSSSEGEAHGENSLPLAREELNFVTKETDIVYEQELQRDPFQVKVWVGYLNSKKDAPPYTRFLLYERALRGLPGSYKLWFAYLKERVAALSAFDPLENPAPFEETNFVFERALVHLSRMPKIWLLFADFLKKQKLITRTRRAFDRALQSLAVTQHDQIWDKYIEFVKEVGVVETTIRVYRRCLMLLPEKVEDFIAYLQSPEVGRYDDAASLLAEVVNDESFQTGRTKHELWLDLCDLVCLHPREIKSLRAEAVLRSGISRFSDQVGKLWCALASHFVRLGQLEKARDVFEEALRGVRTLHDLALVYDAFVQFEETLLAAKMKELEEDDEEGEEERASKKGRGAALDDEARRERKKRRKEKKKQKSEEIDFLMTRLEFLTERRPILVSSCKLRQNPHNVHEWLTRVDLFKGDSAKEVETFSEAVATVDPQQAVGRASVLWIAFARYYEDRGDLPNARLIFEKATKAPLRTVDDLASIWCEAVEMELRHEAWQRALELVRRAINRPREVDADSAQAKLFRSVKLWSLAADVEEMIGTPETVRLCYNKMFQLKVITPQLVINYAHFLEEHRFFEESFKVYERGIAAFCWPHLNDLWLMYLTKFVSRYGSSKLERARELFQQATASVPAAHAKRLFLLYAKLEEEFGLAKHALTIYQAATKAVPEDEKLDMYLIYIARTTELLGVARTRQIYEEAIENLPEKQARDMCLRYAAVEKGLGEIDRCRAIYEHCSQMCDPSRDPEFWKAWKDFEVSYGNEETFKDMLRIKRSVQAQYSQVHQNVSELADSDVSSALNPLAAAEKELKEEEEAKRKMEMREKALEEQLYLKKKKELDDAEIAQAEEEFRRVQDMRARARMLASLPPDAPFFVAVAGFQGVRPGYLFHRGAQGVGYYLDGRQVGNDFASAREKAFVAEARAGGARSEGGKGDRERGGEELDIDLEGDVPDEVFGNLAAEAKKMRENKE, from the exons ATGCCGCCCGCCGCCAcgacggcgacagagagcgctTCGACTCGTCGGACGCCTTCGtccagcgagggagaggcacaCGGCGAAaactctcttcctctcgctcgtgaAGAACTCAACTTCGTGACGAAGGAAACAGACATCGTCTACGAGCaagagctgcagagagatCCTTTCCAAGTCAAAGTCTGGGTCGGCTACCTCAACTCAAAGAAGGATGCACCGCCTTACACACG GTTTCTGCTGTACGAGCGCGCACTCCGCGGCCTCCCGGGGAGTTACAAACTCTGGTTTGCCTATTTGAAGGAGCGCGTTGCAGCCTTGTCGGCGTTTGACCCTCTGGAGAATCCCGCGCCGTTCGAAGAGACGAACTTCGTGTTTGAACGCGCTCTCGTCCACCTCAGTCGGATGCCGAAGATCTGGCTGCTCTTTGCCGACTTCttgaagaaacagaaactcATCACACGCACTCGACGTGCCTTCGACAGAGCCCTCCAGAGCCTCGCCGTTACTCAACACGACCAGATATGGGACAAATACATCGAATTCGTCAAG GAGGTGGGCGTGGTGGAGACGACGATTCGGGTGTATCGGCGGTGTTTGATGCTTCTTCCGGAGAAAGTCGAGGACTTTATTGCATATTTACAGTCTCCCGAGGTTGGCCGCTACGACGACGCGGCGAGCCTGCTGGCGGAGGTGGTCAATGACGAGAGTTTCCAAACAGGGCGAACCAAGCACGAGCTGTGGCTAGACCTATGCGACTTGGTTTGTCTCCATCCGCGCGAAATCAAGAGTCTCCGCGCCGAGGCAGTCCTTCGCTCGGGGATCAGCCGCTTCTCGGACCAGGTTGGGAAACTCTGGtgcgctctcgcctcgcacTTCGTGCGGCTCGGCCagctcgagaaggcgcgagacgtCTTTGAGGAGGCCTTGCgtggtgtacgtacactccaCGACCTCGCGCTTGTCTACGACGCCTTCGTGCAGTTTGAGGAGACGCTGCTCGCCGCGAAAATGAAGGAGctcgaggaggacgacgaagagggagaggaagagcgcgcgtcgaagaagggtagaggcgcggcgctggatgacgaggcgcgacgggagaggaagaaacggagaaaggagaagaagaaacagaagagcgaggagatcGATTTCCTCATGACGCGCCTTGAGTTCCTCACGGAACGAAGACCGATCCTCGTCTCGAGCTGCAAACTCCGACAGAATCCCCACAACGTCCACGAATGGCTTACCAGAGTCGACCTCTTCAAAGGAGACTCTGCAAAG GAAGTGGAAACTTTCAGCGAAGCAGTGGCGACGGTGGATCCGCAGCAAGCTGTGGGCCGCGCGTCCGTGCTGTGGATCGCCTTTGCGCGCTACTACGAAGACCGCGGGGACCTCCCGAACGctcggcttatattcgagaaagcgacgaaggcgccgcttCGGACAGTCGACGACCTGGCGAGCATTTGGTGCGAAGCAGTCGAGATGGAGCTCCGCCACGAGGCGTGGCAGCGCGCGCTGGAACTAGTCCGGCGCGCCATCAACCGGCCGAGGGAGGTCGACGCCGACAGTGCCCAAGCCAAGTTGTTCCGCAGCGTGAAGCTCTGGAGTTTGGCGGCGGATGTG GAAGAAATGATTGGCACGCCGGAGACCGTTCGTCTGTGCTACAACAAAATGTTCCAGCTGAAGGTTATCACGCCGCAGCTGGTGATCAACTACGCCCACTTCCTGGAG GAACACCGTTTCTTCGAAGAGTCCTTCAAGGTGTACGAGCGCGGGATCGCAGCATTCTGCTGGCCGCACTTGAACGACTTGTGGCTGATGTATCTGACGAAGTTCGTCTCGCGCTACGGCAGTTCGAAGCTGGAGCGCGCCCGGGAGCTTTTTCAACAGGCCACGGCGTCGGTTCccgccgcgcatgcaaagcggctctttctcctctaCGCGAAACTCGAGGAAGAATTTGGTCTCGCCAAGCACGCCCTGACGATCTACCAGGCCGCGACCAAAGCCGTCCCTGAGGACGAGAAACTCGACATGTACCTCATCTACATTGCGAGG ACGACCGAGCTTCTGGGCGTTGCCCGGACGCGGCAGATCTACGAAGAGGCGATCGAGAATCTGCCCGAAAAACAG GCTCGAGACATGTGCTTGCGATACGCCGCAGTGGAGAAGGGATTGGGCGAGATCGACCGCTGCCGCGCAATCTACGAGCATTGCTCGCAAATGTGTGACCCGAGCAGAGATCCAGAATTCTGGAAG GCTTGGAAGGACTTTGAAGTTTCTTACGGCAATGAAGAAACGTTTAAAGATATGCTCCGCATTAAGAGAAGCGTGCAGGCTCAGTACAGCCAGGTGCACCAGAACGTCTCAGAGCTCGCGGACTCGGACGTGTCTTCGGCGTTGAATCCGTTGGCCGCCGCTGAAAAGGAGttgaaggaagaagaggaggcgaaaaggaagatgGAGATGCGGGAGAAGGCTCTCGAAGAGCAACTGTatctgaagaagaagaaggaactcGACGACGCAGAAATCGCACAGGCCGAAGAAGAGTTCAGGCGG GTTCAAGACATGCGGGCGAGGGCCCGCATgcttgcgtctcttcccccagacgcgcctttcttcgtgGCCGTTGCTGGTTTCCAG